The following proteins are encoded in a genomic region of Pan troglodytes isolate AG18354 chromosome 2, NHGRI_mPanTro3-v2.0_pri, whole genome shotgun sequence:
- the LOC107970805 gene encoding uncharacterized protein LOC107970805: protein MRDEPQSALGRSAARSRGADKPAAGGCEAAVPVAAAPYRSALRFPRTRLGVRARVRAILPRRPGTEGPGKGGGRLRRGRGGIPPRDNHGRHVREAPAGRGGVAVEGRASDLGPAERVDPASLSAPQEQQRHGRLGAPRPGRDVLFSCVRCPGCGILSLGVGLQSCPGDGMRSVSSSLWWGRLVAGAAGGRVAHANLRVSKGTVFPGSLLRLVHKGRPAGARRQPEIRAGVRGAQEPC, encoded by the coding sequence ATGAGGGACGAACCTCAGAGCGCGCTCGGCCGCTCGGCCGCCCGCAGCCGCGGGGCTGACAAACCAGCGGCGGGAGGCTGCGAAGCGGCTGTGCCTGTGGCGGCTGCTCCTTACCGCAGCGCCCTCCGTTTTCCGCGGACACGGCTGGgcgtgcgcgcgcgcgtgcgtgCGATCCTTCCGCGGCGCCCGGGCACGGAGGGTCCCGGGAAGGGCggggggagactgaggcgggggCGCGGAGGGATACCGCCCCGGGACAATCACGGCCGCCACGTGCGGGAGgcgccggccgggcgcggtggcgttGCGGTGGAGGGCCGAGCTTCGGACCTCGGGCCGGCGGAGAGGGTGGACCCCGCGTCGCTCTCGGCACCCCAGGAACAGCAGCGGCACGGACGCCTTGGAGCCCCGCGGCCGGGCCGCGATGTGCTTTTCTCCTGTGTCCGCTGCCCGGGATGCGGAATCTTGAGCCTCGGTGTCGGGTTACAGAGTTGTCCTGGTGACGGGATGCGGAGCGTTTCCTCCTCTTTGTGGTGGGGGCGGCTGGTGGCAGGGGCAGCTGGTGGCAGGGTTGCCCACGCTAATCTCCGAGTCTCTAAGGGCACCGTCTTTCCTGGATCCCTCTTGCGCCTCGTCCATAAAGGCAGACCCGCGGGCGCGCGCCGGCAACCTGAAATCAGAGCAGGCGTCCGTGGCGCTCAGGAACCTTGCTGA